A window from Theobroma cacao cultivar B97-61/B2 chromosome 3, Criollo_cocoa_genome_V2, whole genome shotgun sequence encodes these proteins:
- the LOC18606322 gene encoding NADH dehydrogenase (ubiquinone) complex I, assembly factor 6 isoform X2, which produces MRKAAFALRAFNVETARAMDVASDPKIGLMRLVWWQEAIDKIYANKLIEHPTAQALSSVISESKISKAWLKRLVEARINDASREATDLPESIEDLEKYAENTASTLLYMTLQAGGIRSTAVDHAASHVGKASGLLLLLKSLPYHASRNRHFSYIPAKVAAKHGLLVKEGGRSEIHLDSREGLCDAVFEIASAANAHLLKARELADAVPSEARKALLPAVPAQVLLDSLSRVQFDVFDSRLARGILGKPPLSFQLKLKWYSWRGKY; this is translated from the coding sequence ATGCGAAAGGCTGCATTTGCACTCCGCGCCTTCAATGTTGAAACTGCCAGAGCTATGGATGTTGCTTCTGATCCCAAGATTGGTCTCATGCGCCTTGTCTGGTGGCAAGAAGCCATTGACAAAATTTATGCTAACAAATTGATTGAACACCCAACAGCACAGGCCCTCTCCTCAGTGATATCTGAAAGTAAAATTAGCAAGGCTTGGTTAAAACGGTTAGTGGAAGCTCGGATCAATGATGCAAGTAGAGAGGCTACTGACCTACCAGAGAGTATTGAGGACTTAGAGAAATATGCAGAGAATACAGCATCAACTCTTCTATACATGACTCTTCAAGCTGGTGGTATCAGGTCCACTGCAGTTGACCATGCAGCATCGCATGTTGGTAAGGCAAGTGGCCTTCTTTTGCTACTTAAGTCGCTGCCATACCATGCTAGCCGCAACCGTCACTTTTCTTACATACCAGCTAAAGTGGCAGCCAAGCATGGGCTGCTAGTTAAGGAGGGAGGTCGATCAGAGATACACTTGGATTCTCGTGAGGGCTTATGTGATGCGGTTTTTGAAATTGCATCAGCAGCCAATGCACATTTGCTGAAAGCTCGTGAATTAGCAGACGCTGTTCCCTCTGAGGCTCGTAAAGCACTTCTACCAGCTGTGCCCGCCCAAGTTCTGTTGGATTCCCTCAGTCGTGTACAGTTCGATGTGTTTGATTCAAGGTTAGCAAGAGGGATTCTGGGTAAACCTCCACTGTCGTTCCAATTGAAATTGAAGTGGTATTCATGGCGGGGCAAATATTGA
- the LOC18606325 gene encoding 21 kDa protein, with protein MASLYASIAVLAALFQLTIHLNSCLAARTNLSKEANTQFIKTSCSSTVYRDLCFATLSSYASEIQASPKLLASTALSVTLNATRSASTTMIKRSKSQGMKPREAEALSDCMEELRDSVYELQRSVGEMDQPGGKSFGLQMNDIETWVSAALTDEHTCMDGFSGKAMNGNVKNSVRSQIVKVAHMTSNALALVNSYAAAVQNP; from the coding sequence ATGGCAAGTTTGTACGCTTCAATAGCTGTTCTTGCCGCCCTCTTTCAGTTAACAATTCATCTGAACTCATGCTTAGCAGCTAGAACAAATCTTAGTAAGGAAGCCAACACCCAATTCATCAAAACCTCTTGCAGTAGCACAGTCTATCGTGACTTGTGTTTCGCGACCCTCTCTAGCTACGCAAGCGAAATCCAAGCCAGTCCCAAGTTATTAGCCAGTACGGCCCTCTCCGTGACACTTAATGCCACTCGTTCCGCTTCCACAACGATGATAAAACGATCCAAAAGCCAGGGCATGAAGCCTAGAGAGGCTGAAGCCCTGAGCGATTGCATGGAAGAACTAAGGGACTCGGTGTACGAGCTCCAGAGGTCAGTTGGTGAAATGGATCAGCCTGGAGGCAAAAGTTTTGGTCTCCAAATGAATGATATAGAAACATGGGTGAGCGCAGCTTTGACTGATGAGCATACCTGCATGGATGGCTTCTCTGGTAAAGCCATGAATGGGAACGTTAAAAACTCTGTGAGAAGCCAAATTGTTAAAGTTGCACATATGACAAGCAATGCCTTGGCTCTTGTCAACAGCTATGCAGCTGCTGTACAGAACCCGTGA
- the LOC18606321 gene encoding vacuolar-processing enzyme — protein MAKQDSVFIKYLSLLLVLLLLFEAGRAARLNQWESGIRLSTDIDEPQDVDDQQLGTRWAVLVAGSSGYANYRHQADVCHAYQLLRKGGLKEENIVVFMYDDIAMHKLNPRPGVIINHPKGDDVYAGVPKDYTGVHVTAANLYAVLLGNKSALSGGSGKVVDSKPNDRIFLFYSDHGGPGVLGMPNLPFLYAMDFLDVLKKKHAAGSYKEMVIYVEACESGSVFEGIMPKDLNIYVTTASNAQESSWGTYCPGMEPSPPPEYTTCLGDLYSVAWMEDSETHNLKRETVKQQYETVRERTSNFNSYTLGGSHVMEYGNASIKAEKLCSYQGFDPSSENFPPNELTHMEAVNQRDADILFLWHMYKNSEDGSKKTEILRQITETIRHRIHLDGSIDLIGTLLYGPAKGSGVLNSVREPGLPLVDDWQCLKSMVRLFETHCGLLTQYGMKHMRAFANLCNSGVSQSLMEQACVAACSGHDTRQWHPSNQGYSA, from the exons ATGGCAAAACAAGATTCGGTTTTCATCAAGTACCTATCTTTACTTCTAGtgttattattactttttgaAGCAGGACGAGCCGCCCGGTTGAATCAGTGGGAGTCTGGAATCCGGCTGTCTACAGACATAGATGAACCGCAAGATGTAGATGATCAGCAACTTGGAACAAGATGGGCTGTTCTGGTGGCTGGTTCATCTGGCTATGCTAATTACAGGCATCAG GCAGATGTATGCCACGCCTATCAGCTGTTAAGGAAAGGAGGATTGAAGGAAGAGAACATAGTGGTGTTTATGTACGATGACATAGCCATGCATAAGCTGAATCCGAGGCCAGGAGTCATCATCAACCATCCCAAAGGCGATGATGTTTATGCTGGCGTGCCTAAG GATTACACGGGTGTGCATGTTACCGCAGCAAATCTGTATGCAGTACTTCTTGGTAATAAAAGTGCTCTGAGTGGAGGAAGTGGAAAGGTTGTTGATAGCAAACCCAATGATAGAATATTTCTATTCTACTCGGACCATGGAGGCCCTGGAGTTCTTG GGATGCCAAATTTGCCATTTCTGTATGCAATGGATTTTCTTGATGTCTTGAAGAAGAAACATGCAGCGGGAAGCTACAAAGAGATG GTTATATATGTAGAAGCTTGTGAAAGTGGGAGTGTCTTTGAAGGCATAATGCCCAAAGATCTTAACATTTATGTAACAACAGCATCGAATGCGCAAGAGAGTAGTTGGGGAACTTATTGTCCTGGGATGGAACCTTCTCCACCTCCAGAGTATACCACTTGTTTAGGAGATTTGTACAGTGTGGCTTGGATGGAGGACAG TGAAACTCACAATCTGAAGAGGGAAACTGTAAAGCAACAGTATGAAACC GTAAGGGAACGGACTTCCAATTTCAACTCTTACACTTTAGGCGGATCGCATGTGATGGAATACGGGAATGCAAGCATTAAAGCTGAAAAACTTTGTTCGTATCAAGGTTTTGATCCTTCTAGCGAAAACTTTCCTCCAAATGAATTGACCCACATGGAAGCTGTTAACCAGAGAGATGCagatattctttttttatggCATATG TACAAAAATTCAGAAGATGGATCAAAGAAGACAGAAATACTCAGACAGATTACTGAGACTATCAGACATAGGATCCATTTGGATGGCAGCATTGACTTGATTGGAACACTCTTGTATGGACCAGCAAAAGGTTCTGGCGTTCTCAACTCTGTCAGGGAACCTGGTTTGCCCCTTGTTGATGACTGGCAGTGCTTGAAATCCATG GTTCGCTTGTTTGAAACACACTGTGGGTTACTAACCCAATACGGCATGAAACACATGCGGGCATTCGCCAACCTTTGCAACAGTGGTGTTTCCCAATCCTTAATGGAGCAAGCTTGTGTTGCTGCATGCAGCGGCCATGATACAAGGCAGTGGCATCCCTCAAATCAAGGCTATAGCGCTTGA
- the LOC18606324 gene encoding elongation factor G-2, chloroplastic, which translates to MAAETALRITGSSSTVCNLNGSQRRPTPLSSPTRFLGLPPRASSSSVSSSLSHFLGSVRIGSRLPISRHQQGKRRNFSVFAMAAEETKRAVPLKDYRNIGIMAHIDAGKTTTTERILYYTGRNYKIGEVHEGTATMDWMEQEQERGITITSAATTTFWKNHRINIIDTPGHVDFTLEVERALRVLDGAICLFDSVAGVEPQSETVWRQADKYGVPRICFVNKMDRLGANFFRTRDMIVTNLGAKPLVIQLPVGAEDNFQGVVDLVKMQAVLWSGEELGAKFVYDDIPANLQELAEEYRSQMIETLVELDDQAMENYLEGVEPDEETIKKLIRKGTIGSSFVPVLCGSAFKNKGVQPLLDAVMDYLPSPLDLPAMKGTDPENPEVTIERKASDDVPFSGLAFKIMTDPFVGSLTFVRVYAGKLSAGSYALNANKGKKERIGRLLEMHANSREDVKVAMAGDIVALAGLKDTITGETLCDPDHPIVLERMDFPDPVIKVAIEPKTKADVDKMATGLIKLAQEDPSFHFSRDEEINQTVIEGMGELHLEIIVDRLKREFKVEANVGAPQVNYRESISKVSEVKYVHKKQSGGQGQFADITVRFEPMEAGSGYEFKSEIKGGAVPKEYIPGVMKGLEECMNNGVLAGFPVVDVRAVLVDGSYHDVDSSVLAFQLAARGAFREGIRKAGPRMLEPIMKVEVVTPEEHLGDVIGDLNSRRGQINSFGDKPGGLKVVDALVPLAEMFQYVSTLRGMTKGRASYTMQLAKFDVVPQHIQNELASKGQEVAA; encoded by the exons atggcaGCTGAGACAGCGCTAAGGATAACGGGTTCGAGTTCTACAGTTTGTAATCTAAATGGTTCTCAAAGGAGACCAACTCCTCTATCTTCTCCAACTCGTTTTCTGGGTCTGCCTCCTCGAGCTTCTTCTTCCTCAGTttcctcttctctctctcatttcttGGGAAGTGTCCGAATTGGCTCAAGACTTCCTATTTCACGTCACCAACAGGGCAAGAGAAGGAACTTCTCTGTCTTCGCTATGGCCGCTGAAG AGACAAAGCGTGCAGTACCATTGAAAGATTATCGTAATATTGGAATTATGGCCCACATAGATGCAGGAAAGACAACAACAACTGAGCGTATTCTATACTACACAGGAAGAAACTATAAAATTGGTGAGGTTCATGAGGGTACTGCTACAATGGACTGGATGGAGCAAGAGCAGGAAAGAGGTATTACAATAACGTCAGCTGCTACAACGACATTTTGGAAAAACCACCGAATTAATATTATTGATACCCCTGGCCATGTTGACTTCACACTTGAAGTTGAGCGAGCTCTCAGGGTTTTAGATGGAGCTATATGCTTGTTTGACAGTGTTGCTGGTGTTGAACCACAATCTGAAACTGTGTGGAGGCAAGCTGATAAGTATGGAGTACCCAGAATTTGCTTTGTCAATAAGATGGATCGTCTAGGAGCAAACTTTTTCCGGACAAGAGACATGATAGTGACAAATTTGGGTGCTAAACCGCTTGTGATTCAACTGCCAGTTGGTGCAGAAGACAATTTTCAAGGAGTGGTTGACCTTGTAAAGATGCAAGCTGTGCTTTGGTCAGGGGAAGAATTGGGTGCAAAGTTTGTTTATGATGATATTCCAGCTAATCTTCAGGAGTTGGCTGAAGAGTACCGGTCACAGATGATAGAAACTTTAGTTGAATTAGATGATCAAGCTATGGAGAACTATCTTGAAGGTGTTGAACCTGATGAGGAAAccattaagaaattaattaggaAAGGCACCATTGGAAGCAGTTTTGTTCCAGTATTATGTGGCTCAGCTTTCAAAAACAAGGGGGTTCAGCCATTACTTGATGCTGTCATGGATTACTTGCCTTCACCTCTTGACTTGCCAGCAATGAAGGGAACTGATCCTGAGAACCCTGAAGTGACAATTGAAAGGAAAGCAAGTGATGATGTACCATTTTCTGGACTAGCTTTCAAGATCATGACTGATCCATTTGTGGGGTCCCTTACGTTTGTCAGGGTGTATGCTGGGAAGCTTTCTGCAGGATCTTATGCGTTGAATGcaaacaaaggaaagaaagagagaattggTAGACTTTTGGAAATGCATGCCAACAGTAGAGAGGATGTTAAGGTCGCTATGGCTGGTGATATTGTTGCTCTTGCAGGTCTAAAAGATACCATTACAGGTGAAACTCTTTGCGATCCTGACCATCCCATTGTCCTTGAACGGATGGACTTCCCTGATCCTGTTATTAAGGTTGCTATTGAACCCAAGACTAAAGCTGACGTTGATAAAATGGCTACTGGTTTGATCAAGCTTGCCCAAGAAGACCCTTCTTTCCACTTCTCACGGGATGAAGAGATAAACCAGACTGTAATTGAAGGAATGGGAGAACTGCATCTAGAGATTATTGTTGATCGTCTGAAGAGAGAGTTCAAG GTAGAAGCTAATGTTGGTGCACCCCAAGTAAATTACCGTGAAAGCATTTCTAAAGTTTCAGAAGTAAAGTATGTGCATAAGAAACAGTCAGGTGGACAAGGGCAGTTTGCTGATATTACTGTACGTTTTGAGCCCATGGAGGCGGGTAGTGGATATGAGTTCAAGAGTGAAATCAAGGGAGGAGCAGTGCCAAAAGAATATATTCCTGGAGTCATGAAGGGACTGGAGGAGTGTATGAATAATGGTGTACTTGCCGGCTTTCCTGTTGTTGATGTACGTGCCGTGCTAGTAGATGGTTCTTACCACGATGTTGATTCAAGTGTCTTGGCATTTCAGCTGGCAGCCAGAGGAGCCTTCAGAGAGGGGATTAGGAAGGCTGGCCCAAGGATGCTTGAACCTATAATGAAAGTTGAGGTTGTCACACCTGAAGAACACTTGGGTGATGTGATTGGTGATCTCAACTCAAGGAGAGGCCAGATTAACAGCTTTGGTGATAAGCCCGGTGGGCTCAAG GTGGTTGACGCCCTTGTTCCGCTTGCGGAGATGTTCCAGTATGTTAGCACTCTCCGGGGAATGACAAAAGGTCGTGCATCCTACACCATGCAATTAGCCAAGTTTGACGTTGTCCCTCAACACATCCAGAACGAGCTTGCCTCAAAAGGGCAAGAAGTTGCcgcttga
- the LOC18606322 gene encoding NADH dehydrogenase (ubiquinone) complex I, assembly factor 6 isoform X1, with amino-acid sequence MNGVSSSLRAAFSYCVQQVRCYDYHHYLCLLELPPNMRKAAFALRAFNVETARAMDVASDPKIGLMRLVWWQEAIDKIYANKLIEHPTAQALSSVISESKISKAWLKRLVEARINDASREATDLPESIEDLEKYAENTASTLLYMTLQAGGIRSTAVDHAASHVGKASGLLLLLKSLPYHASRNRHFSYIPAKVAAKHGLLVKEGGRSEIHLDSREGLCDAVFEIASAANAHLLKARELADAVPSEARKALLPAVPAQVLLDSLSRVQFDVFDSRLARGILGKPPLSFQLKLKWYSWRGKY; translated from the coding sequence ATGAACGGTGTTTCTAGTAGCTTACGGGCAGCTTTCTCCTACTGTGTACAGCAAGTGCGTTGCTATGATTATCATCATTACCTCTGCCTTCTTGAGCTTCCCCCTAACATGCGAAAGGCTGCATTTGCACTCCGCGCCTTCAATGTTGAAACTGCCAGAGCTATGGATGTTGCTTCTGATCCCAAGATTGGTCTCATGCGCCTTGTCTGGTGGCAAGAAGCCATTGACAAAATTTATGCTAACAAATTGATTGAACACCCAACAGCACAGGCCCTCTCCTCAGTGATATCTGAAAGTAAAATTAGCAAGGCTTGGTTAAAACGGTTAGTGGAAGCTCGGATCAATGATGCAAGTAGAGAGGCTACTGACCTACCAGAGAGTATTGAGGACTTAGAGAAATATGCAGAGAATACAGCATCAACTCTTCTATACATGACTCTTCAAGCTGGTGGTATCAGGTCCACTGCAGTTGACCATGCAGCATCGCATGTTGGTAAGGCAAGTGGCCTTCTTTTGCTACTTAAGTCGCTGCCATACCATGCTAGCCGCAACCGTCACTTTTCTTACATACCAGCTAAAGTGGCAGCCAAGCATGGGCTGCTAGTTAAGGAGGGAGGTCGATCAGAGATACACTTGGATTCTCGTGAGGGCTTATGTGATGCGGTTTTTGAAATTGCATCAGCAGCCAATGCACATTTGCTGAAAGCTCGTGAATTAGCAGACGCTGTTCCCTCTGAGGCTCGTAAAGCACTTCTACCAGCTGTGCCCGCCCAAGTTCTGTTGGATTCCCTCAGTCGTGTACAGTTCGATGTGTTTGATTCAAGGTTAGCAAGAGGGATTCTGGGTAAACCTCCACTGTCGTTCCAATTGAAATTGAAGTGGTATTCATGGCGGGGCAAATATTGA
- the LOC18606320 gene encoding auxin-responsive protein SAUR36, protein MKKIRGFKLGRKLVKVFKWIIRPRRRIYRNSVLSPPTRRYNPLSRICSFARFLRRGTKGLCNSNADPGFIQLGEEGVKRVGVPKGHLAVYVGDSEGDTTRVVVPVIYFNHPLFAELLKEAERVYGYNHSGGITLPCGISEFEKVKMRIADWEHCRRKPHRRYL, encoded by the coding sequence atgaaGAAGATTAGAGGGTTCAAGCTTGGACGCAAGCTAGTGAAGGTTTTCAAGTGGATAATCCGACCCAGAAGAAGAATCTACAGGAACAGTGTCTTGAGTCCTCCAACCCGAAGGTACAATCCGTTATCCAGAATCTGCTCTTTTGCGAGGTTTCTTCGACGTGGAACCAAGGGGCTGTGTAATTCGAATGCGGATCCGGGTTTCATCCAATTGGGTGAGGAGGGAGTGAAGCGGGTTGGAGTGCCGAAGGGGCATCTTGCCGTGTACGTTGGCGATTCAGAAGGTGACACGACCAGGGTGGTAGTGCCcgtaatttattttaatcaccCGCTATTTGCGGAGCTGTTGAAGGAAGCCGAGCGGGTTTACGGGTATAATCATTCCGGAGGGATCACGTTGCCCTGCGGGATATCGGAGTTTGAGAAGGTGAAGATGAGAATTGCCGATTGGGAACATTGCCGACGGAAACCACACCGTCGTTATTTGTAA
- the LOC18606323 gene encoding hsp70-Hsp90 organizing protein 3 — protein MADEAKAKGNAAFSSGDFNTAIKHFTEAINLAPTNHVLYSNRSAACASLHQYDAALSDAKKTVDLKPDWSKGYSRLGAAHLGLHQYQDAVSAYKKGLEIDPSNEALKSGLADAQSAATASVSRARVAPPPSPFGDAFQGPEMWAKLTADPTTRVYLQQPDFVKAMQEIQRNPSKLNEHLKDQRVMQALGALLNVKFKAHGAGDDMEIPEADSPRPPPPSQPAKEEVKKPEPEPEPEPMEITEEEKEKKEKKEKALKEKEAGNAAYKKKDFETAIQHYTKAMELDDEDISYLTNRAAVYLEMGKYEDCIKDCDKAVERGRELRSDFKMVARALTRKGTALVKMAKCSKDYESAIETFQKALTEHRNPETLKKLNDAEKAKKDLEQQEYFDPKIADEEREKGNECFKQQKYPEAVKHYTESLRRNPKDPKAYSNRAACYTKLGALPEGLKDAEKCIELDPTFSKGYTRKGAVQFFMKEYEKALDTYQEGLKHDPNNQELLDGARKCVQQINKASRGDLSPEELKERQAKAMQDPEIQNILSDPVMRQVLIDFQENPKAAQEHMKNPMVMNKIQKLVTAGIVQIR, from the exons ATGGCCGACGAAGCCAAAGCTAAAGGCAACGCCGCCTTTTCTTCCGGCGATTTCAACACCGCAATCAAACACTTCACCGAAGCTATAAACCTTGCCCCGACGAACCACGTCCTTTACTCTAACCGATCCGCCGCTTGCGCTTCTCTTCATCAATACGATGCCGCATTATCCGACGCCAAAAAAACTGTGGACCTTAAACCGGACTGGTCGAAAGGTTACAGCCGGCTCGGCGCGGCTCACTTAGGTTTACACCAATACCAAGATGCCGTTTCAGCCTATAAAAAGGGTCTTGAAATCGATCCTAGTAATGAAGCCTTAAAATCCGGCTTGGCTGATGCTCAGTCGGCGGCGACGGCTTCGGTTTCCCGAGCTAGGGTAGCGCCGCCACCTAGCCCATTTGGTGATGCTTTTCAGGGGCCGGAGATGTGGGCGAAGTTGACGGCGGATCCGACAACCAGGGTTTATTTACAGCAGCCGGATTTTGTTAAGGCGATGCAGGAGATTCAGAGAAATCCTAGCAAATTGAACGAGCATTTAAAAGATCAGAGAGTTATGCAAGCTTTGGGGGCTTTGTTAAATGTTAAGTTTAAGGCGCATGGTGCTGGGGATGACATGGAAATTCCAGAGGCGGATTCACCACGTCCTCCACCGCCTTCACAGCCGGCTAAGGAGGAGGTGAAGAAGCCAGAGCCTGAGCCTGAACCAGAACCGATGGAAATTACAGAAGAGGAGaaggagaaaaaagagaagaaggagaaagcTTTAAAGGAGAAGGAGGCTGGAAATGCTGCATATAAGAAGAAAGACTTCGAGACGGCTATTCAGCATTACACGAAAGCAATGGAGCTTGATGACGAGGATATTTCGTACCTCACCAATCGAGCTGCTGTTTATTTGGAGATGGGCAAG TATGAGGACTGCATTAAGGATTGTGACAAGGCTGTTGAAAGAGGTAGAGAGCTTAGATCAGACTTTAAGATGGTAGCAAGAGCTTTGACTAGGAAGGGAACTGCTTTGGTGAAAATGGCGAAATGCTCAAAAGATTATGAATCAGCTATTGAGACTTTCCAGAAAGCCCTTACAGAGCATCGCAACCCTGAAACATTGAAGAAACTAAATGATGCAGAAAAAGCAAAGAAGGATTTAGAGCAACAAGAGTATTTTGATCCAAAGATAGCTGATGAGGAGCGTGAAAAAG GGAATGAATGTTTCAAGCAGCAGAAGTACCCAGAGGCTGTGAAGCATTATACAGAGTCATTAAGAAGAAATCCTAAAGATCCAAAG GCATACAGCAATAGAGCTGCATGCTACACGAAATTGGGTGCATTGCCAGAGGGATTGAAGGATGCTGAGAAGTGCATTGAGCTTGATCCAACATTTTCCAAGGGTTACACAAGAAAGGGTGCTGTTCAGTTCTTCATGAAGGAGTATGAAAAAGCTTTAGATACATACCAGGAAGGGTTGAAACATGACCCTAATAACCAGGAATTGCTTGATGGTGCTAGAAA ATGTGTACAACAGATTAACAAAGCAAGCCGTGGTGATTTGAGCCCTGAAGAGTTGAAGGAAAGACAG GCTAAGGCAATGCAAGATCCGGAAATTCAAAACATTCTCTCAGATCCTGTCATGAGACAG GTGTTGATTGATTTCCAGGAAAATCCAAAGGCGGCACAGGAGCACATGAAGAACCCTATGGTAATGAACAAGATTCAAAAGCTGGTCACTGCTGGCATTGTCCAGATCAGATAA